The genomic segment TTATCGACATTCACTCTCGCCAAGACGGAGCTGGCCTTCTGGTATGCCTGGGGAGGAGATGAAGGGAAGGCCCTCCTCGCTCTCGTAGATGAATTCAACGC from the Mesotoga infera genome contains:
- a CDS encoding ABC transporter substrate-binding protein, whose product is MKKIVVVAVLLALSTFTLAKTELAFWYAWGGDEGKALLALVDEFNA